One window of the Cataglyphis hispanica isolate Lineage 1 chromosome 13, ULB_Chis1_1.0, whole genome shotgun sequence genome contains the following:
- the LOC126853875 gene encoding polycomb group protein Pc-like, translating into MKMAGWISFVLVATASMIAIAESRVIPDKPTSVMMDPNSNPTTFLREKRTVARPYPHRAMMFTGYYRPIRRSGNEGHTGLFAQGNAVSGQTFFSGMHASHLKDGPEPIEEPEVSSAQAQAAPASDDEYHHHYHHQNKVHRHEEEQYHEHRHHEEEKHHHHHQDSSTSQEHHEPEQIPLTTEIAQEPEEEPIATTEVSVTRPKVHHTKKTHKTPVTDESDEDEDEEDYDDDQPAVPFVPFKGNRRRQKFPHLNNFFPMVFSFPRVATRAGSSGSPGTITAIANSYSTGKGGVASSVATAYGGSPVGKKRRPQPYEE; encoded by the exons ATGAAGATGGCAGGCTGGATTAGTTTTGTTCTAGTTGCCACCGCATCGATGATCGCAATAGCAGAATCTAGGGTGATTCCTGATAAGCCTA CTTCCGTCATGATGGATCCCAACAGCAACCCTACAACATTtttgagagaaaagagaacggTCGCGCGTCCATATCCGCACAGGGCGATGATGTTCACCGGATATTACAGGCCGATACGTCGCTCGGGTAACGAGGGTCATACGGGCCTCTTCGCGCAAGGAAACGCCGTAAGTGGCCAAACCTTCTTCAGCGGTATGCACGCGTCTCACCTCAAGGATGGTCCGGAGCCGATTGAGGAACCGGAAGTGTCTAGCGCCCAAGCGCAGGCGGCGCCGGCATCCGATGATGaatatcatcatcattatcatcatcagaATAAAGTGCATCGTCACGAGGAAGAGCAATATCACGAGCATCGCCATCACGAAGAGGAGaagcatcatcatcatcatcaggaTTCTTCTACCTCTCAG GAACACCACGAGCCGGAACAGATTCCGCTAACCACAGAGATCGCGCAAGAACCAGAGGAAGAACCGATCGCGACCACGGAAGTGTCTGTTACTCGACCCAAGGTGCATCATACGAAGAAAACGCACAAGACACCCGTCACTGACGAGTCCGATGAAGATGAAGACGAGGAAGACTATGATGACGACCAGCCGGCCGTACCATTTGTACCTTTCAAGGGCAATCGACGTCGCCAAAAGTTCCCTCATCTGAACAATTTCTTCCCCATGGTCTTCAGCTTCCCTAGAGTGGCCACTCGTGCTGGATCTTCTGGTTCTCCTGGCACCATCACGGCCATCGCGAATAGTTATTCTACCGGAAAAGGTGGAGTGGCTAGTTCGGTGGCCACCGCATATGGCGGATCTCCTGTTgg aaAGAAACGACGCCCACAGCCATACGAGGAATAA